A genomic window from Vitis riparia cultivar Riparia Gloire de Montpellier isolate 1030 chromosome 18, EGFV_Vit.rip_1.0, whole genome shotgun sequence includes:
- the LOC117905673 gene encoding disease resistance protein RUN1-like, translating to MAYTSAQKAFCSSSTSVCPWRYDVSLSFRGKDTRFNFTDHLYTSLVHKGIKNFRDDTLKRGEEIAPEILKAIEESRFSVVVFSENYASSGWCLNEHVKIMECRKEMEQPVVPIFYHVDPSDVRKQMGSFGEAFSRRKQASYRWRRKSSANLWILAVGVREAAP from the exons ATGGCTTACACAAGTGCTCAAAAAGCTTTCTGTTCCTCCTCAACTTCTGTCTGTCCATGGAGGTACGATGTTTCCCTGAGCTTTAGAGGCAAAGATACCCGTTTCAATTTTACTGATCACCTTTATACCAGTTTAGTTCACAaaggcattaaaaatttcagagaTGATACACTTAAGAGAGGAGAAGAGATTGCTCCAGAAATCTTGAAAGCTATCGAGGAATCAAGGTTTTCTGTAGTCGTATTCTCAGAAAACTATGCTAGTTCCGGATGGTGCTTGAATGAGCACGTGAAGATCATGGAGTGCAGGAAAGAAATGGAACAACCGGTTGTGCCAATTTTTTATCACGTAGATCCGTCCGATGTCCGAAAGCAGATGGGAAGTTTCGGAGAAGCATTTTCCAG GAGAAAACAGGCCAGCTACAGGTGGAGGAGAAAGTCCAGTGCTAATTTGTGGATTCTGGCTGTGGGAGTGAGGGAGGCAGCACCCTGA
- the LOC117906132 gene encoding uncharacterized protein LOC117906132 — protein MASRTYRRVIILPPTLRILHLGHCKRFQEILKLPSSIQEVDAYNCISMGTLSWNTRLGASILQRIKINPESAFSIVLPGNTIPDCWVTHKVTGSSVTLKLKNPDRYNDDFLGFTVCLVFAPQAERPQLNPEILCELKNFTFFYCCGEDSVDEFPESDQEWGNNSTDHVWLAYRPHARADRCHPKEWNHIKASFEVFDCVVKKCAIRLIYK, from the exons ATGGCAAGTCGAACTTATAGAA GAGTCATCATTCTACCTCCGACGCTAAGAATTCTTCACTTGGGGCATTGCAAGAGGTTTCAAGAAATTCTAAAGCTTCCTTCAAGTATCCAAGAAGTAGATGCATACAACTGCATTTCTATGGGAACTTTATCGTGGAACACCAGACTAGGAGCATCCATTTTACAGAGGATCAAG ATTAATCCGGAATCTGCATTTTCTATCGTTCTTCCTGGGAATACAATTCCAGACTGTTGGGTCACCCATAAGGTGACGGGATCTTCAGTGACTTTGAAGCTGAAAAATCCTGATCGTTACAACGATGACTTCTTGGGATTTACCGTGTGCCTTGTTTTTGCACCACAGGCTGAAAGGCCTCAGCTAAATCCTGAAATCTTGTGTGAATTGAAGAATTTCACATTTTTCTACTGTTGTGGCGAGGACAGTGTAGATGAATTTCCAGAGTCAGATCAAGAATGGGGCAACAACAGTACAGATCACGTGTGGTTGGCATACCGACCACATGCTCGAGCTGATAGATGTCATCCTAAAGAATGGAATCATATTAAGGCTTCATTTGAAGTCTTTGACTGTGTGGTGAAAAAGTGTGCTATTCGCCTTATATACAAGTAG
- the LOC117905674 gene encoding disease resistance protein RPV1-like, whose translation MAKIHGIQKMGSPPKFCRTSLKISLRNAQTASSSSSSPPPNTTFSPEYKFDIFLSFRGADTRTNFTDHLYKALVRKGFRTFIDAAELEKGEIIDQNLLQAIEESKFFIIIFSENYANSESCLNELVKIMECTAKGGKAFPIFYHVDPSEVEKQSGKYGEAFADHENEANLEREQIQKWRTALTEASKLAGYHIHYQ comes from the coding sequence GGTAGTCCCCCTAAGTTTTGCAGAACCAGCCTAAAAATATCACTCCGCAATGCTCAaacagcttcttcttcttcttcttctcctcctccaaATACTACCTTTTCTCCTGAATAcaagtttgatattttcttgagttttagaggAGCGGACACTCGCACAAATTTTACAGATCATCTCTATAAAGCTTTAGTTAGAAAAGGATTTCGTACCTTTATAGATGCTGCAGAACTTGAAAAGGGAGAAATAATTGATCAAAACCTTCTGCAAGCAATTGAAGAAtcaaaatttttcatcattattttctcaGAAAATTATGCAAATTCTGAGTCGTGTTTAAATGAACTCGTGAAGATCATGGAGTGCACAGCAAAGGGAGGGAAAGCTTTTCCGATATTTTACCACGTGGATCCATCAGAAGTGGAAAAACAGTCTGGAAAATATGGAGAAGCATTTGCAGATCACGAAAATGAGGCAAACCTAGAGAGGGAGCAGATACAGAAATGGAGGACTGCCTTGACGGAAGCCAGCAAACTAGCTGGATATCATATACACTACCAGTAA